The following proteins are encoded in a genomic region of Labeo rohita strain BAU-BD-2019 chromosome 5, IGBB_LRoh.1.0, whole genome shotgun sequence:
- the kank1b gene encoding KN motif and ankyrin repeat domain-containing protein 1b: protein MTQETQFHLNRQDWSEISADTFQSSPFSIDTPYGYQLDLDFVKYVDDIERSDTIRRLHFNKRTGVANAASEPQRLINPTHWTSSDSLSSVSSDEAKKTSPSSSSSSINRRRPPLPHSKPKSSSQRPEVPQDLVTSQRDVHGTPNPTKSNPLVEKTLMETCKRLEHEKAPPEPQPRRRLASFGGVGSTGTMSPYTSWSALNQGAKMTVLDQPKQGTLSLGSALKISPSSSGRASPVSGVSPLHLQMVRDQMAAALRRLKDLEEQVKAIPVLQVKISVLQEEKRQLTALVKSQDEAQKELNSKPAMEGWEHGAISGLTDFQQLSVEMQLLEKKIQEARLESSAFKMRDRKSVAVGDDRCIDEDIHQHKLNFSKDVAVEAKLETQSVAVGVTESMLGVVSDKEAETELQQETIQHLNDCVQMLEAELKESMLKAEMGRLRSELREAEARNRADKSSSAHPQVNCAGTQTGLQTRTLGVGNHTNLVHSAVGGGLERISIGVGVSCKPEVKVASSGPDTPMEEWDVRKRVEQKDQCVGSNCVATCSKGVGATVCMCDAATITSETLENKKNIYHRTVGCGDCTVDVDVRSVKSLISKGTITDPIRSIDLGVMAIPQTVSQRTSTAFCTVSRSTSTLQACISEASTNTKHTLTRERHTNTGQTMTRSLAVGDGKVPAVQMRSVGTTACLDRGISTPAVPKVMTRDAGVGMANINENFLIGLHTRNFACGPSRLPDPVKTRSIGVEVGDGRIRDSEGQMFVQTEPGLDHYIDRMQKLLKEQQDLLTDSHPGSKHEVILQSHGVFDEQVGGTAQNHPSRVKEKNQMELQMSAALHGSPSDDRCLRSIMKRKSSNLKSTDSMNPKPASYGGIVDLLHEGVDSEDEEKKKREKREKEGSTKDKVKIPKRKERYKFSEKMLSACQTLEVHLNGSKPISNRELRSCLSTVQQEWFCVSSQKRACPQIVEDFLFACRHVSPDVLCYVANMADQNGNTALHYSVSHSNFSIVKILLDAGICNVDHQNKAGYTPIMLASLAAVESKDDMMVVQKLFSRGDVNAKASQAGQTALMLAVSHGRIDMVRALLAAGAEVNIQDDEGSTALMCAGEHGHADIVKLLLAQQGCDATLTDNDESTALSIALEAGHKDIAMLLYAHVNYSKGQPRGSPRSKTPPLARLSSSD, encoded by the exons ATGACTCAAGAAACACAGTTCCACCTTAATCGTCAAG ACTGGAGTGAGATCTCTGCTGACACTTTCCAGAGTAGCCCGTTCAGCATTGACACACCATATGGGTACCAGCTTGACTTAGACTTTGTTAAATACGTGGATGATATTGAGCGAAGTGACACCATTCGCCGACTGCATTTTAACAAGCGGACAGGGGTGGCAAATGCTGCCTCTGAGCCGCAACGCCTCATAAACCCCACACACTGGACTTCCTCAGATTCTTTGTCCTCGGTGAGCAGTGATGAAGCCAAGAAAACTTCTCCGTCTTCATCCTCTTCCTCTATCAACAGAAGAAGACCCCCACTTCCCCATTCCAAACCTAAATCCTCCAGCCAAAGACCAGAGGTCCCTCAAGACCTAGTTACCTCTCAAAGGGATGTACACGGGACGCCTAACCCAACCAAATCAAATCCTCTTGTGGAAAAGACTTTGATGGAAACATGCAAGCGTTTGGAGCATGAGAAAGCACCTCCAGAACCACAGCCGCGCCGTAGACTGGCAAGTTTTGGTGGTGTTGGCTCAACTGGTACCATGTCTCCATACACAAGCTGGAGTGCCCTAAATCAAGGTGCTAAGATGACAGTCCTAGACCAGCCCAAGCAAGGAACCTTGTCATTGGGGAGCGCCCTCAAAATCAGCCCCTCAAGCTCTGGCCGGGCATCTCCAGTGAGTGGTGTGAGCCCACTCCACCTGCAGATGGTCAGAGATCAGATGGCAGCTGCGTTACGAAGATTGAAAGACCTGGAGGAGCAAGTGAAGGCCATTCCGGTCCTCCAGGTGAAGATTTCTGTCTTGCAGGAAGAAAAGAGACAACTGACTGCCTTGGTCAAAAGCCAAGATGAAGCTCAAAAAGAATTGAACAGCAAACCAGCGATGGAGGGTTGGGAGCACGGTGCCATCTCTGGTCTGACGGATTTTCAACAGCTCAGTGTTGAAATGCAACTGCTTGAAAAAAAGATCCAAGAAGCACGTCTTGAATCCTCAGCTTTCAAGATGAGGGATCGAAAGTCTGTTGCAGTTGGGGATGACAGATGCATCGATGAAGACATTCATCAACACAAATTAAACTTTAGTAAGGATGTTGCTGTTGAAGCCAAACTTGAGACTCAGTCAGTGGCAGTCGGCGTCACAGAGTCTATGCTCGGGGTGGTATCCGACAAGGAAGCAGAAACCGAATTGCAGCAGGAAACCATCCAACATTTAAATGATTGCGTTCAGATGCTGGAGGCCGAGCTAAAAGAATCAATGCTGAAGGCGGAAATGGGTAGGCTGAGAAGTGAACTGCGGGAAGCAGAAGCGAGAAACCGTGCTGATAAGAGTTCCTCCGCACACCCGCAGGTAAACTGCGCTGGCACCCAGACCGGGTTGCAAACTCGCACTCTTGGGGTTGGAAACCATACCAATCTTGTGCATTCTGCTGTTGGAGGAGGACTAGAACGGATTTCTATTGGTGTTGGAGTTTCATGCAAACCTGAGGTGAAGGTTGCATCGTCTGGCCCGGATACACCTATGGAAGAGTGGGATGTGCGCAAAAGAGTAGAACAAAAAGATCAGTGTGTTGGAAGCAATTGTGTGGCAACATGCAGTAAAGGTGTTGGAGCGACAGTGTGCATGTGTGATGCTGCCACAATTACCTCAGAGACACTGGAgaacaaaaagaacatttacCACCGAACAGTGGGTTGTGGCGACTGCACGGTCGACGTGGATGTCAGATCAGTCAAATCACTCATTTCCAAAGGAACTATCACTGATCCAATTAGAAGCATTGACTTGGGAGTGATGGCAATCCCTCAGACCGTATCTCAGCGTACCAGCACAGCCTTTTGCACCGTCTCACGTAGCACCAGCACTTTGCAGGCCTGTATCTCTGAAGCCAGCACCAACACAAAGCACACACTCACCAGGGAAAGACATACCAACACAGGACAAACAATGACCCGATCTCTGGCGGTTGGAGATGGGAAGGTGCCTGCTGTTCAGATGCGCTCTGTTGGAACCACTGCATGCTTAGATAGAGGCATAAGCACCCCTGCTGTTCCTAAAGTTATGACACGTGACGCAGGAGTTGGAATGGCAAATATTAATGAGAATTTTCTCATTGGACTCCATACACGCAACTTCGCATGTGGTCCATCCCGTCTGCCAGATCCGGTCAAGACACGTAGCATTGGTGTAGAAGTGGGGGACGGGAGAATACGCGACTCAGAGGGCCAGATGTTTGTGCAGACTGAACCTGGACTTGACCATTATATAGATCGCATGCAAAAATTGCTTAAAGAACAACAGGACCTGTTAACCGACAGTCACCCTGGGTCAAAACATGAGGTTATTCTCCAGTCCCATGGTGTTTTCGATGAACAAGTTGGAG GCACTGCACAAAACCATCCATCAAGAGTTaaagaaaagaatcaaatgGAGTTGCAGATGTCCGCTGCTCTTCATG GCTCACCCAGTGATGATCGCTGTCTCAGGTCCATCATGAAAAGGAAAAGCTCCAATCTTAAGTCCACGGATAGTATGAACCCTAAGCCTGCCTCATATGG AGGTATTGTGGACCTCCTGCATGAGGGTGTTGATTCTGAGgatgaagaaaagaaaaaaagagaaaagagggAGAAAGAAGGGAGTACCAAAGATAAAGTGAAGATTCCCAAGAGAAAAGAAAG GTACAAATTTAGTGAGAAGATGCTTTCCGCCTGCCAAACTCTGGAGGTTCATCTCAATGGTAGCAAGCCCATATCCAACAGAGAACTG CGTTCCTGTCTGAGCACAGTGCAGCAGGAGTGGTTCTGTGTGTCCAGTCAGAAGAGGGCATGCCCACAGATTGTGGAGGACTTTCTCTTCGCCTGTCGCCATGTCTCGCCAGACGTCCTGTGCTATGTGGCCAACATGGCTGACCAAAATGGCAACACAGCTCTCCACTACAGTGTGTCACACTCTAATTTCAGCATAGTAAAGATTCTACTTGATGCAG GAATATGTAATGTTGATCATCAGAATAAGGCCGGTTATACTCCCATAATGCTTGCCTCCCTGGCTGCTGTGGAATCTAAAGATGACATGATGGTGGTGCAAAAACTCTTCAGCAGAGGAGATGTTAATGCCAAGGCCAGCCAG GCTGGTCAGACAGCTCTCATGCTAGCAGTCAGTCATGGTCGTATAGATATGGTCAGGGCTCTGCTGGCTGCCGGGGCAGAGGTCAACATCCAGGATGATGAGGGGTCAACTGCTCTAATGTGTGCTGGTGAACACGGCCATGCTGACATTGTCAAACTCTTACTGGCCCAGCAAGGCTGCGATGCCACACTGACTGACAAT GATGAGAGCACTGCTCTGTCCATTGCTCTGGAGGCTGGACACAAAGACATTGCTATGCTTCTCTATGCCCATGTCAACTACTCAAAGGGCCAGCCTAGG GGATCCCCTCGAAGCAAGACTCCACCTCTTGCACGCCTAAGCTCTTCTGATTAA